From Paenibacillus physcomitrellae, the proteins below share one genomic window:
- the rsgA gene encoding ribosome small subunit-dependent GTPase A — translation MPEGLIVKALSGYYYVKPDQAGVDTIVQCRGRGIFKKKGLTPLVGDRVIYTPTENGEGTVDELLPRETELIRPPVANASLAVLLFSVKEPDLNLQLLDKFLVHIEHAGLRALICLTKHDLMDAQEDEQVARAVELYEQVGYKVLVTSSLKGEGMERVKENLAGHISVFAGQSGVGKSSLLNAMLPGLTLETSEISMRLGRGRHTTRHVELIELENGAYVADTPGFSQLDFLELGVDELSICFIEFAPLAEQCKFRGCSHLHEPGCRVREAVEAGGIAASRYEHYVEFFQEMKDKKRRY, via the coding sequence ATGCCTGAAGGTTTAATCGTTAAAGCATTAAGCGGCTACTATTATGTAAAACCTGACCAGGCGGGAGTGGACACCATAGTCCAATGCCGTGGACGGGGGATTTTTAAGAAAAAAGGATTAACTCCCCTTGTCGGAGATCGTGTCATTTATACGCCAACCGAAAACGGGGAAGGCACAGTAGACGAGCTTTTGCCGCGGGAGACGGAATTGATCCGTCCGCCCGTGGCAAATGCCAGTCTTGCCGTCCTGCTTTTTTCTGTGAAAGAGCCTGACCTGAATTTGCAGCTGCTCGATAAATTTCTTGTACATATTGAGCATGCGGGTCTCCGTGCGCTCATTTGTTTGACCAAACACGATTTGATGGACGCGCAGGAAGACGAACAGGTTGCCCGTGCAGTAGAGCTATATGAACAGGTCGGCTACAAGGTGCTTGTCACCAGTTCGCTGAAAGGCGAGGGCATGGAACGGGTTAAAGAAAATCTGGCTGGCCATATCAGCGTCTTTGCCGGACAGTCAGGCGTTGGGAAATCTTCGCTGCTGAATGCGATGCTTCCCGGTCTGACGCTTGAAACGAGCGAAATTAGCATGCGCCTGGGCCGCGGCCGTCATACGACCCGGCATGTGGAGCTGATCGAGCTCGAAAACGGCGCTTATGTCGCGGATACGCCGGGCTTCAGCCAGCTGGATTTCCTGGAACTCGGCGTGGACGAGCTGTCGATCTGTTTTATTGAATTTGCTCCTTTGGCGGAGCAGTGTAAATTCCGGGGCTGCAGTCACCTGCATGAACCCGGCTGCCGCGTGAGAGAAGCGGTAGAAGCCGGGGGCATTGCTGCCAGCCGGTATGAGCATTATGTGGAATTTTTCCAGGAAATGAAAGATAAGAAGCGGAGGTATTAA
- a CDS encoding DAK2 domain-containing protein, translated as MSKRSLNGTDFSAMVLAGAEQLHRHAEHVNSLNVFPVPDGDTGTNMNLTMTNGVTELRKQNTGGVGTRAAVLSKGLLMGARGNSGVILSQLFRGFGRYAASFEELNAVQFASALQSGVDTAYKAVVKPVEGTILTVAKEAAKQAVYFSRRTNDVTELMNEVLNKAKEALAQTPEQLPVLKQVGVVDSGGQGLVYIYQGFADYLNGMTLQTSGTVLPEGQAVVNPANVTVPEEQSVQPVQRPFAEVPMSAQAKLETEDIEFLYDMEFFINRKLGGGQSESFSEDAFRSALAVNGDSIIVIADDEIIKVHVHSKAPGEVLNLALKYGEITQIHILNMREQHRDLLTAGMDIAPAPELFADIPAEPVRHEDPAILPADELAPYGFIAVASGDGITEIFKSLGVDIVLSGGQTMNPSTEDFVNAVKSITAQHIFILPNNSNIVLAAQQARDLLEGERSITVIPSKSIPQGMAAAFAFQEEDDIQLNESRMNAAVSEVKTGQVTYAVRDTSFDGLEIRAGHYIGIADSKIVATEENMIATCQELLSQMLVNGDEIVTILTGEEAKEGETLQLTGWINEHYPDVEVEAHEGGQPIYYYLFSVEG; from the coding sequence TTGAGTAAGCGTTCTCTAAATGGAACAGATTTCAGCGCGATGGTTCTTGCCGGAGCGGAGCAGCTTCACAGACATGCCGAGCATGTCAATTCACTGAACGTATTTCCGGTCCCAGATGGTGACACCGGAACCAACATGAATTTGACGATGACAAACGGGGTAACGGAGCTGCGTAAACAGAATACCGGAGGTGTGGGAACCAGAGCTGCCGTTCTTTCCAAGGGACTGCTGATGGGGGCCCGCGGCAACTCGGGAGTTATTTTGTCCCAGCTGTTTCGCGGGTTTGGCCGCTATGCAGCATCATTTGAAGAATTAAACGCTGTGCAATTTGCATCAGCGCTGCAGAGCGGTGTCGATACTGCTTATAAAGCCGTTGTTAAACCGGTCGAGGGAACGATTTTGACGGTGGCGAAAGAGGCGGCGAAACAGGCCGTTTATTTCTCGCGCCGCACAAACGACGTAACCGAACTTATGAACGAGGTGCTGAATAAAGCGAAGGAGGCTTTGGCCCAAACGCCGGAACAGCTGCCCGTGCTTAAGCAGGTCGGAGTCGTGGACTCGGGTGGACAAGGGCTTGTATATATTTATCAAGGCTTTGCCGATTATTTGAACGGAATGACGCTGCAAACGTCCGGAACGGTTCTGCCTGAAGGACAAGCTGTCGTTAATCCGGCGAACGTGACGGTGCCTGAAGAGCAGTCTGTACAACCTGTACAGCGGCCGTTTGCGGAAGTGCCAATGTCGGCGCAAGCGAAGCTTGAGACGGAAGATATTGAATTCCTGTATGACATGGAATTTTTCATTAACCGCAAGCTTGGGGGCGGCCAGTCCGAAAGCTTCTCGGAGGACGCCTTCCGCAGCGCCTTGGCCGTTAACGGAGATTCGATTATTGTCATTGCGGACGACGAAATCATCAAGGTGCATGTCCATTCCAAGGCGCCTGGCGAAGTGCTTAACCTCGCGCTGAAGTATGGAGAAATTACGCAGATTCATATTTTGAATATGCGGGAGCAGCACCGGGATCTGCTGACGGCAGGCATGGATATCGCTCCGGCTCCCGAGCTGTTTGCCGATATACCGGCCGAACCGGTAAGGCATGAGGATCCGGCGATTCTGCCGGCCGATGAACTGGCTCCATATGGTTTTATCGCGGTGGCCTCGGGCGACGGCATTACGGAGATCTTTAAAAGTCTCGGTGTAGACATTGTCTTGTCCGGCGGACAAACGATGAATCCGAGTACGGAAGATTTCGTAAATGCGGTTAAGTCGATTACGGCCCAGCACATCTTCATTCTGCCGAACAATTCGAATATTGTACTGGCGGCCCAGCAGGCACGTGATTTGCTGGAAGGCGAGCGTAGCATTACGGTCATTCCGAGCAAAAGTATTCCGCAGGGCATGGCAGCGGCGTTTGCTTTCCAGGAGGAAGATGACATTCAGCTCAACGAAAGCCGTATGAATGCGGCGGTCAGCGAAGTCAAAACCGGACAGGTGACTTATGCGGTCCGCGACACTTCCTTTGACGGGCTGGAAATCCGGGCGGGACATTATATCGGCATTGCCGATTCCAAGATTGTGGCTACGGAAGAAAATATGATTGCCACCTGTCAGGAGCTGCTGTCCCAAATGCTCGTAAACGGCGATGAAATCGTGACGATTCTGACCGGCGAGGAGGCCAAAGAGGGAGAGACGCTGCAGTTGACCGGATGGATCAATGAACATTATCCGGATGTAGAGGTCGAAGCTCATGAAGGCGGTCAGCCAATCTATTATTATTTGTTCTCGGTGGAAGGATAA
- the pknB gene encoding Stk1 family PASTA domain-containing Ser/Thr kinase → MIGHEIGGRYQILERIGGGGMALVYKAQDLLLNRHVAIKVLRQQFVNDEEFIRRFRREAQSAASLSHPNVVSIYDVGEEDEVHYIVMEYVEGQNLNEIIKERAPLQVDEAIRIAAQICDALDHAHQNQIIHRDIKPHNILIGRNGRVKVTDFGIARAVTSATITQTGSVMGSVHYFSPEHAKGVAAGEKSDLYSLGIVLYQMLTGKLPFHGESPISVALKHLQEDFEEPRLVNPMIPQSVENIICKSMRKNPGERYNSAQEMLLDLETCLLPERRTEPKLAFGPEDEDNTLIIPAIKPQPAAAAAAKSRRNRDYEDSDVPDEASKEPESKKKSRKPLIWAGIVLAIIVILGGMAWYFKNQFEVPDVTVPNLIGMTQDDARTKLTELGLAVGSVKQAYNKDYDPDVVYEQSKPEGTDVKEGALIDLTVSIEKPLQQMIDLSGMTLEEAKQQLVNMGVNGDSISSTEDFSDTVEAGKVISQDPAPNSEFDPEVASVHLTVSKGKESVAMPDLTGLDEKTAKSKLDDLGLSMVTKQESSFTVDKGLVIEQWPYKPGDSAEPGEEVTLTISTGYPEEAVNYSYGVPVAPAQADKNSKIRIVFSDARGDNQDWGTKTINTVQTLSVDLVLAPNKDASVSVYRDGQLFDTYRVSYIDAKQGTVPTPELPVTAPPETSDPGESFIPGESDEDGSGNDDTGSNNSGNSLSSFDTKHGHDKGKDGDGR, encoded by the coding sequence ATGATCGGTCACGAAATTGGCGGCCGCTATCAGATTCTTGAGCGTATAGGCGGAGGTGGAATGGCCCTGGTCTATAAGGCTCAGGATCTGCTGCTAAACCGTCACGTCGCGATCAAGGTGCTGAGGCAGCAGTTCGTTAACGATGAGGAATTCATCCGCCGCTTCCGCCGGGAAGCACAGTCGGCGGCATCGCTTTCTCACCCGAATGTAGTGAGTATTTATGATGTGGGCGAAGAGGACGAAGTTCATTACATCGTTATGGAGTACGTCGAAGGCCAGAATCTGAATGAAATTATTAAGGAGCGCGCTCCGCTGCAGGTAGATGAAGCCATTCGAATTGCGGCTCAAATCTGCGATGCGCTGGACCATGCCCATCAGAATCAAATTATTCACCGGGACATTAAACCGCATAATATTTTGATAGGCCGCAACGGACGGGTGAAAGTGACCGATTTCGGGATTGCGCGGGCAGTCACTTCAGCGACCATTACCCAAACCGGTTCGGTTATGGGTTCTGTGCATTATTTCTCGCCGGAGCATGCGAAAGGCGTTGCTGCGGGGGAGAAATCGGATTTGTATTCCCTGGGCATCGTGCTCTATCAGATGCTTACGGGCAAACTTCCTTTTCACGGCGAAAGCCCGATCAGCGTAGCGCTTAAGCACCTGCAGGAGGACTTTGAGGAGCCCCGGCTGGTCAACCCGATGATCCCGCAAAGCGTTGAGAATATTATTTGTAAATCGATGCGGAAAAATCCTGGCGAACGTTATAATTCAGCCCAGGAAATGCTGCTGGATCTGGAGACTTGTCTGCTCCCGGAGCGCAGAACGGAGCCGAAGCTGGCGTTTGGTCCCGAGGATGAGGACAACACGCTGATCATCCCGGCGATCAAACCACAGCCTGCTGCTGCAGCTGCAGCGAAGAGCAGAAGAAACCGCGATTACGAAGATTCCGATGTGCCTGATGAGGCGTCTAAGGAACCTGAGAGTAAGAAGAAATCAAGGAAACCGTTGATTTGGGCAGGTATTGTTCTTGCTATTATTGTTATTCTTGGAGGCATGGCGTGGTATTTCAAGAACCAGTTTGAAGTGCCGGATGTAACGGTTCCGAATCTGATAGGGATGACTCAGGACGACGCTAGAACGAAGCTGACAGAGCTGGGCCTTGCGGTCGGCAGCGTCAAGCAGGCTTATAACAAGGATTACGATCCTGACGTCGTCTATGAGCAAAGCAAGCCGGAGGGGACGGATGTCAAGGAAGGCGCTCTGATAGATCTGACGGTCAGCATAGAGAAGCCTCTTCAGCAAATGATCGACCTGAGCGGGATGACGCTGGAGGAAGCCAAACAGCAGCTCGTGAATATGGGCGTGAACGGCGACTCTATCTCCAGTACCGAGGACTTCAGCGACACCGTTGAAGCCGGCAAAGTCATCAGCCAGGATCCGGCGCCGAACAGTGAGTTTGATCCGGAAGTGGCTTCGGTTCATTTGACGGTCAGCAAAGGCAAAGAATCGGTAGCGATGCCGGACTTGACCGGACTGGACGAGAAAACGGCTAAAAGCAAGCTCGACGATCTGGGCCTGTCGATGGTGACGAAACAAGAGTCAAGCTTTACGGTTGACAAAGGTTTGGTCATCGAGCAGTGGCCTTACAAGCCAGGTGATTCTGCAGAACCAGGCGAAGAAGTGACCCTGACGATCAGCACCGGTTATCCGGAGGAAGCGGTCAACTATTCTTACGGTGTTCCTGTTGCTCCGGCGCAGGCAGATAAGAACAGCAAAATCCGTATTGTCTTCAGCGATGCTCGCGGAGATAACCAGGATTGGGGCACCAAAACGATCAACACGGTTCAGACGTTGTCTGTAGACCTGGTTCTTGCCCCTAACAAAGATGCTTCGGTCAGCGTGTACCGGGATGGACAGCTGTTTGATACTTATCGGGTATCGTACATTGACGCGAAACAGGGGACGGTGCCGACTCCGGAACTGCCGGTTACCGCTCCTCCTGAAACAAGCGACCCGGGAGAATCCTTCATCCCTGGTGAATCGGACGAAGATGGTTCGGGGAATGATGATACGGGTTCGAACAATTCCGGCAATTCTCTTTCCTCTTTTGACACCAAGCATGGTCATGACAAAGGCAAGGACGGAGACGGACGGTAA
- a CDS encoding DegV family protein produces MAKPVIVTDSTADVPKSIVEAYGIHVIPMVVRFGEDSYREGIDMTAGEFYERLENEKELPTTSQTSPSEYMEVFRGLLEANPSSAVISIHLSSGMSGTYQASMLGKDMLEEELGHPVDVHVVDSRCASYGFGMLVTAAARLVEEGADTAAILREVERLIQVRHLYFMVDTLEYLQKGGRIGRATALLGTLLNIKPILSVGEDGVIYSVDKARGRKKAIARMMELFRKDFGDVKDIHVALADSANPEGAEEILAELRNHFTLHEVVRTDIGAVVGAHVGRGTVAVFCWPARD; encoded by the coding sequence ATGGCGAAACCCGTTATCGTAACAGACAGCACAGCCGATGTGCCTAAATCAATCGTCGAAGCTTACGGGATTCACGTCATTCCGATGGTTGTCCGGTTTGGTGAAGACTCGTACCGCGAAGGAATCGATATGACCGCAGGCGAATTCTACGAACGGCTGGAGAATGAGAAAGAGCTGCCGACCACGTCACAGACGTCACCTTCGGAGTATATGGAGGTGTTCCGGGGGCTCCTGGAAGCGAATCCGAGCAGTGCGGTGATTTCGATTCACCTTTCTTCCGGGATGAGCGGCACTTACCAGGCTTCTATGCTTGGTAAAGATATGCTCGAAGAAGAGCTTGGACATCCGGTAGACGTGCATGTGGTCGATTCCAGATGTGCAAGCTACGGCTTCGGCATGTTGGTTACGGCAGCGGCCCGTTTGGTGGAAGAGGGGGCGGATACGGCGGCGATTCTGAGGGAAGTTGAACGCCTGATCCAGGTCCGGCATTTGTATTTCATGGTCGACACGCTGGAATATTTACAGAAAGGCGGCCGGATTGGCCGGGCAACGGCGCTTCTTGGTACTTTGCTGAACATCAAGCCAATTCTTTCGGTCGGCGAGGACGGCGTGATCTATTCGGTGGACAAAGCTAGAGGACGGAAAAAAGCGATTGCCCGCATGATGGAGCTGTTCCGCAAAGACTTTGGCGACGTGAAGGATATTCATGTGGCGCTCGCCGATTCGGCCAATCCGGAAGGAGCCGAAGAAATTTTGGCGGAGCTGCGGAATCATTTTACGCTGCATGAAGTAGTCCGAACGGATATTGGCGCCGTGGTTGGCGCTCATGTGGGGCGCGGGACGGTTGCTGTATTTTGCTGGCCAGCGAGGGATTAA
- the rpmB gene encoding 50S ribosomal protein L28, whose amino-acid sequence MSRKCYVTGKKPSTGNHVSHANNRNRRSWGVNVQKVRILVDGKPKRVYVSTRALKSGKVTRV is encoded by the coding sequence ATGTCCCGCAAATGTTATGTAACTGGCAAGAAACCAAGCACCGGTAACCATGTTTCCCATGCAAACAACCGTAACCGCCGTTCTTGGGGCGTAAACGTGCAAAAGGTACGGATCTTGGTAGACGGTAAACCAAAACGCGTTTATGTCAGCACCCGCGCGCTGAAATCCGGCAAGGTAACACGCGTTTAA
- the recG gene encoding ATP-dependent DNA helicase RecG — protein sequence MLLNEIPVKKVSGVSALKEGELHAFHIFTVNDLLEYYPFRYEDYRLRPLSEVQDGEKATVQAKVFGVPVLQRYGKKSRLTCKMMADDWMFSATWFNRHFLKEQLTPGREVTLTGKWDMRRMQLTVSDSEFPDQGVSRSGSLQPVYSVGGNITQAWMRKTIKQALMQYGEMIPEILPQELVQKYGLMARSRAIQRIHQPVDNEEGQQARRRMVYEELFLFQLKLQVYRAMNQQRQDGVQHTVDNATMREFVRSLPFELTDAQKKVELEILQDMRSPYCMNRLLQGDVGSGKTVVAALALYAAVKSGYQGALMVPTEILAEQHARSLAKLFEPFGIMVGLLTGSITGRKRKDLLASLQMGLIDIVVGTHALIQEDVFFRSLGLVVTDEQHRFGVNQRSILRRKGYNPDVLTMTATPIPRTLAITAFGDMDVSTLSERPAGRKPISTYWVKHSMMDRVLGFINREISQGRQAYLICPLIEESDKLDVQNAIDLFVSMQQAFPDFKVGLLHGRMTPAEKEEAMRLFYANETQLLVSTTVVEVGVDVPNATLMIVMDADRFGLSQLHQLRGRVGRGEHASYCVLIADPKSEVGQERMRVMTETDDGFEVARRDLELRGPGDFFGTKQSGVPEFRIADMVSDFAVLEAARDDAAALVREPAFWTSPAYLPLREYLQREQILQGELID from the coding sequence ATGTTGTTAAATGAAATTCCGGTAAAAAAAGTCAGCGGCGTGAGTGCTCTCAAAGAAGGAGAGCTTCACGCCTTTCATATCTTTACGGTGAACGATTTGCTCGAATATTACCCGTTCCGTTACGAGGATTACCGGCTCCGGCCGCTCAGCGAGGTACAGGATGGCGAGAAAGCGACTGTGCAGGCTAAAGTGTTCGGTGTACCTGTTCTGCAGCGTTACGGCAAGAAGTCCAGGCTGACCTGCAAAATGATGGCCGACGACTGGATGTTTTCGGCAACCTGGTTTAACCGCCATTTTCTGAAGGAGCAGCTGACGCCTGGGCGGGAAGTGACGCTGACCGGCAAATGGGATATGCGCCGGATGCAGCTGACGGTTTCCGATTCGGAATTCCCGGATCAGGGGGTAAGCCGCAGCGGCAGCCTGCAGCCGGTTTATTCGGTAGGCGGGAACATTACGCAGGCGTGGATGCGCAAGACGATCAAGCAGGCGCTCATGCAGTACGGCGAGATGATCCCGGAAATTCTGCCGCAGGAGCTTGTGCAGAAATACGGTCTGATGGCCCGCAGCCGGGCGATTCAGCGCATCCACCAGCCGGTGGACAACGAGGAAGGTCAGCAGGCGCGGCGGCGGATGGTATATGAGGAGCTGTTTCTGTTTCAATTAAAGCTGCAGGTATATCGGGCGATGAACCAGCAGCGTCAGGACGGGGTGCAGCATACGGTCGATAATGCGACCATGCGCGAATTTGTGCGCAGCCTGCCCTTTGAGCTGACGGATGCGCAGAAGAAGGTGGAGCTAGAGATCCTGCAGGATATGCGCTCCCCTTACTGCATGAACCGCCTGCTGCAGGGCGATGTAGGCTCCGGCAAAACAGTGGTAGCGGCACTGGCGCTGTATGCGGCCGTCAAATCGGGGTACCAGGGCGCACTGATGGTCCCGACGGAAATTCTGGCGGAGCAGCATGCCCGCTCGCTGGCGAAATTATTTGAGCCGTTTGGCATTATGGTGGGGCTGCTTACAGGCAGCATTACGGGGCGTAAAAGAAAAGACCTCCTGGCTTCACTGCAGATGGGATTAATCGATATTGTGGTCGGCACCCATGCGCTGATTCAGGAGGATGTTTTCTTCCGGTCGCTGGGCCTCGTAGTTACGGACGAGCAGCACCGCTTCGGGGTAAACCAGCGCAGCATCCTGCGGCGCAAAGGCTACAACCCGGACGTGCTGACGATGACGGCAACGCCGATTCCGCGCACGCTGGCGATTACCGCCTTTGGCGATATGGATGTCTCTACATTGTCCGAACGTCCGGCAGGCCGGAAGCCGATCTCGACTTATTGGGTCAAGCACAGCATGATGGACCGGGTGCTTGGTTTCATTAACCGGGAGATCAGTCAGGGGCGGCAGGCTTATCTGATCTGCCCGCTGATCGAGGAATCGGACAAGCTGGACGTGCAGAATGCGATCGACCTGTTCGTTTCGATGCAGCAGGCTTTCCCGGACTTTAAAGTAGGGCTGCTGCACGGGCGGATGACGCCGGCGGAAAAGGAAGAAGCGATGCGTCTATTCTACGCGAATGAAACGCAGCTGCTCGTTTCGACGACGGTCGTCGAGGTTGGCGTGGACGTGCCGAACGCAACGCTGATGATCGTCATGGACGCCGACCGGTTTGGGCTGTCGCAGCTGCATCAGCTGCGCGGCCGGGTCGGCCGGGGGGAGCACGCGTCTTATTGCGTGCTCATTGCGGATCCGAAGTCGGAGGTAGGTCAGGAGCGCATGCGCGTGATGACCGAAACGGACGACGGCTTCGAGGTGGCTCGGCGGGACCTGGAGCTGCGCGGTCCCGGCGATTTCTTCGGCACGAAGCAGAGCGGCGTGCCGGAGTTTCGAATCGCGGACATGGTCAGCGATTTCGCAGTGCTGGAGGCGGCGAGGGACGACGCCGCCGCGCTGGTGCGGGAGCCGGCGTTCTGGACGTCGCCGGCTTATCTGCCGCTGCGGGAGTATCTGCAGCGGGAGCAGATTTTACAGGGCGAGCTGATCGACTAG
- the rpe gene encoding ribulose-phosphate 3-epimerase: protein MVLIAPSILSASFDKLGAEIVEVEAAGADWIHVDVMDGHFVPNLTFGPIVMDAIAPIAKKPLDVHLMIENPENYIPAFAKAGAHVITVHAEACVHLHRVLHLIKEHGVKAGVAINPGTPVSAIEQVLEDVDLVLVMTVNPGFGGQAFIPTTVRKIAEIRRLQQERGIASLHIEVDGGITSETAPIVVEAGADVLVAGSAVFGRSDRAEAIREIRSSVAISQG, encoded by the coding sequence ATGGTATTAATTGCACCCTCTATTTTATCGGCTAGCTTTGACAAGCTGGGCGCGGAAATTGTGGAAGTAGAAGCTGCGGGAGCGGATTGGATTCATGTGGATGTCATGGACGGCCATTTTGTGCCGAACCTGACTTTTGGTCCAATTGTCATGGATGCTATTGCTCCAATCGCAAAGAAACCGCTTGATGTTCATTTAATGATCGAGAATCCGGAAAATTATATCCCGGCCTTCGCTAAAGCTGGAGCCCATGTGATTACCGTTCACGCAGAGGCCTGCGTGCATTTGCACCGTGTACTGCATTTAATCAAGGAGCATGGAGTCAAAGCCGGTGTAGCGATTAATCCGGGAACTCCGGTATCGGCGATTGAACAGGTGCTTGAAGACGTGGACCTGGTGCTGGTGATGACCGTGAACCCTGGTTTCGGCGGACAAGCGTTCATCCCGACGACAGTACGTAAAATTGCCGAAATCAGAAGACTGCAGCAGGAGCGGGGCATTGCCAGCTTGCATATTGAAGTAGACGGCGGTATTACGTCTGAAACCGCTCCGATCGTAGTAGAAGCGGGCGCAGATGTGCTGGTAGCCGGAAGTGCGGTATTTGGCCGCAGCGACCGTGCTGAGGCGATTCGTGAGATTCGCTCCAGCGTGGCTATTTCCCAGGGCTGA
- a CDS encoding stage VI sporulation protein F: MGYQQFGISPQLVQRVKLKMKNPAVKDRIKKLVENVTKADLQDPAKVRRLVKSASVILNERLTSVQEEQMTQFVLAQRIDPKNTFHLIKLWGMFR; encoded by the coding sequence TTGGGTTATCAGCAGTTTGGAATTAGCCCTCAGCTGGTGCAGCGGGTGAAGCTGAAGATGAAAAATCCGGCAGTAAAGGACCGGATCAAGAAGCTTGTGGAGAATGTGACTAAAGCCGATCTGCAGGATCCTGCCAAGGTCCGCCGGCTTGTGAAAAGCGCTTCGGTTATACTTAACGAACGGTTGACCAGTGTGCAGGAAGAGCAGATGACGCAATTTGTGCTTGCGCAGCGGATCGATCCAAAGAATACGTTCCATCTGATCAAGTTGTGGGGCATGTTCCGCTAA
- the spoVM gene encoding stage V sporulation protein SpoVM: MKFYTFKLPKFLGGFVKAVLNTFQKN; this comes from the coding sequence ATGAAATTTTACACATTTAAGCTGCCGAAGTTTTTGGGAGGATTTGTGAAGGCTGTTTTGAATACATTTCAAAAGAATTAA
- a CDS encoding Stp1/IreP family PP2C-type Ser/Thr phosphatase, protein MINSVSVTNIGHIRSVNEDSFSVVKLEQGYTLGIVADGMGGHQAGDTASRLAVETIASDLYEVSPHLNPEACGVALKQAILHANRVIYETASAHEELHSMGTTVVAVLLGPSGGVIGHIGDSRAYKFKNGTSVQLTEDHTLVNELVKNNQISKEEASVHPRRNVIMRALGTDAEVEVDLYPVTLEEEEILLVCSDGLSSYVSAQDINRTLGMQGVSLKERAERLVSLALDAGGEDNITVVLLELQSEAPGSGTKELSL, encoded by the coding sequence TTGATCAATAGTGTAAGTGTAACCAATATCGGTCATATCCGATCCGTCAACGAAGATTCTTTCTCCGTTGTTAAACTGGAGCAGGGTTATACGCTTGGCATTGTAGCGGACGGCATGGGCGGCCATCAGGCCGGAGATACAGCCAGCCGTCTGGCTGTCGAGACGATTGCATCGGATCTGTATGAAGTTTCTCCCCATTTGAATCCCGAGGCTTGCGGGGTGGCGCTTAAACAGGCCATTTTGCATGCCAATAGGGTCATTTATGAGACGGCCTCCGCGCATGAGGAGCTGCACAGTATGGGCACAACGGTTGTTGCTGTCCTGCTTGGGCCTTCCGGAGGCGTTATTGGCCATATCGGGGACAGCCGGGCGTATAAGTTCAAGAACGGGACAAGCGTTCAACTGACCGAAGATCATACGCTTGTGAATGAACTGGTCAAGAACAACCAGATCAGTAAAGAGGAAGCAAGCGTGCACCCCCGCAGAAATGTCATTATGCGGGCTTTGGGCACCGATGCGGAAGTGGAAGTGGATCTTTACCCTGTAACCTTGGAAGAAGAAGAAATCCTGCTCGTTTGCAGCGACGGCCTCAGCAGCTATGTTTCAGCTCAGGATATTAACCGGACGCTGGGGATGCAAGGGGTCTCCCTGAAGGAACGAGCCGAACGTCTGGTATCGCTTGCTCTTGATGCGGGCGGAGAAGACAATATTACTGTGGTACTGCTGGAACTTCAGTCCGAAGCACCTGGGTCAGGCACAAAGGAGTTGAGCTTATGA